In a single window of the Melioribacteraceae bacterium genome:
- a CDS encoding SDR family oxidoreductase: MEKKWALILGASSGFGGATAVELAKNGYNIFGVHLDRQATMTNVHSITRKIERVGQKAVFFNINAADQIKINDTLDEIKERFATKEHPYVHVLIHSLAFGTLKPFISKDPNSVISPSQMNMTLDVMAHSLVYWTQGLIHRELFAQGGRIFALTSAGSHSVIPNYGAVSAAKAALEAHIRQLSVELGQFKISCNSIMAGVTDTPAGNKIPMFDKMMSAAKMKNPHGRLTTPEDVAKAIVLLCDERADWISGNVLGVDGGEYIVNYIGEKTSQIIK, encoded by the coding sequence ATGGAAAAGAAATGGGCTCTAATTTTAGGAGCTTCTAGCGGGTTTGGCGGAGCAACAGCAGTTGAACTTGCAAAAAATGGTTATAATATTTTCGGTGTTCATTTAGACCGCCAGGCTACAATGACTAATGTTCATTCTATAACCAGAAAGATTGAAAGAGTAGGTCAGAAAGCGGTTTTTTTCAATATCAATGCCGCCGATCAAATTAAGATTAATGATACACTGGATGAAATAAAGGAAAGATTTGCTACCAAAGAACATCCTTATGTTCATGTATTAATTCATTCGCTCGCTTTCGGTACATTAAAACCTTTCATATCAAAAGACCCAAATTCCGTTATTTCTCCATCCCAAATGAATATGACACTGGATGTTATGGCACATTCATTAGTTTATTGGACTCAAGGTTTAATCCATAGAGAATTATTTGCACAGGGTGGAAGAATATTTGCTCTCACCAGCGCAGGTTCCCATTCTGTAATTCCAAACTATGGTGCAGTATCTGCGGCAAAAGCAGCGCTCGAAGCACATATTCGTCAGCTATCTGTAGAACTTGGTCAATTTAAAATTTCTTGTAACTCTATAATGGCTGGTGTAACCGATACTCCCGCAGGAAATAAAATTCCAATGTTCGATAAAATGATGTCGGCCGCTAAAATGAAAAACCCACATGGAAGATTAACCACTCCTGAAGATGTCGCAAAAGCAATTGTACTTCTCTGCGATGAACGAGCAGATTGGATCTCAGGAAATGTATTGGGTGTTGACGGTGGTGAGTACATTGTAAATTATATCGGTGAAAAAACTTCCCAGATCATCAAATAA